Proteins from one Catenuloplanes atrovinosus genomic window:
- the def gene encoding peptide deformylase, with the protein MTMRPIRVLGDAVLRSPADRVTTFDDALRDLVTDLMDTLLGKPGRAGVAAPQIGVGLAVFVYDADGHRGHVVNPTISLGEELEEDDEGCLSIPGLYFPTVRARTATVEGFDQHGEPLTISGEGFLARALQHETDHLAGRLYVDTLRGDTRRAALREIRAASWSRS; encoded by the coding sequence ATGACGATGCGGCCCATCCGCGTGCTCGGCGACGCGGTCCTGCGCAGCCCCGCCGACCGCGTGACGACGTTCGACGACGCCCTCCGCGACCTGGTGACCGACCTGATGGACACGCTGCTCGGCAAGCCCGGCCGGGCCGGCGTGGCAGCCCCGCAGATCGGCGTCGGCCTGGCCGTCTTCGTCTACGACGCCGACGGCCACCGCGGCCATGTCGTCAACCCGACAATCTCCCTCGGCGAGGAGCTCGAGGAGGACGACGAGGGCTGCCTGTCCATCCCCGGCCTGTACTTCCCGACCGTCCGCGCCCGCACCGCGACGGTGGAGGGCTTCGACCAGCACGGCGAGCCGCTCACCATCTCCGGCGAGGGCTTCCTGGCCCGCGCCCTGCAGCACGAGACCGACCACCTCGCCGGCCGCCTCTACGTCGACACCCTCCGCGGCGACACCCGTCGCGCCGCCCTCCGCGAGATCCGCGCGGCCTCCTGGTCCCGCTCCTAG
- a CDS encoding DUF4396 domain-containing protein gives MEHAHHHGGTASWRTAAQATLHCLTGCAIGEVLGMVIGTALGWPTWPTVALAVALAFLFGYAFTMRGVLRAGVGLRAALGVALAADTVSITVMEIVDNAVMLSVPGAMEAGPGSALFWGSLAFALVVAFVLTTPVNRWLISRGRGHAVVHRYHHAG, from the coding sequence ATGGAACACGCTCACCATCACGGCGGTACGGCGTCCTGGCGCACGGCCGCGCAGGCCACGCTGCACTGCCTGACCGGCTGCGCCATCGGCGAGGTGCTCGGCATGGTGATCGGCACCGCGCTCGGCTGGCCCACCTGGCCGACCGTCGCGCTGGCGGTCGCGCTCGCGTTCCTGTTCGGCTACGCGTTCACCATGCGCGGCGTGCTGCGCGCCGGCGTGGGCCTGCGTGCCGCGCTCGGCGTGGCGCTCGCGGCGGACACCGTGTCGATCACGGTGATGGAGATCGTCGACAACGCCGTGATGCTGTCGGTGCCGGGCGCGATGGAGGCCGGCCCGGGCAGCGCGCTGTTCTGGGGCTCGCTGGCATTCGCGCTGGTGGTGGCGTTCGTGCTCACCACGCCGGTCAACCGGTGGCTGATCTCGCGCGGCCGGGGCCACGCGGTCGTCCACCGTTATCACCACGCGGGCTGA
- a CDS encoding ATP-binding cassette domain-containing protein — protein MLSVRQVTVTFGEDQFALCEVAFDLPAGAILGVAGEPGSGRTTLTRVLTGELTDFTGRLTLRPRDGGPEITLRPGTPRPSRWERLAAASPRVLDADTPALTPRQRHADVLVIDDAPPSAEAIGRLARLRDRHGFAVVVTCTDPAALRGVADEVAVLYGGRLVEHGRAEDVWAGPHHPHTIDLFGGAGTGPSRPAGTPGCPYRHRCAYRMTVCDDTDPALDLVTVGSGGTTMAACLQYEREAPDPALLAASGRAVGPRGYASPRDVQPRK, from the coding sequence GTGCTGAGCGTGCGCCAGGTCACGGTCACGTTCGGCGAGGATCAATTCGCGCTGTGCGAGGTGGCGTTCGACCTGCCCGCCGGCGCGATCCTCGGCGTGGCCGGCGAGCCGGGCAGCGGACGCACCACGCTCACCCGCGTGCTCACCGGCGAGCTGACCGACTTCACCGGGCGGCTCACGCTCCGGCCGCGCGACGGCGGCCCGGAGATCACGCTGCGCCCCGGCACGCCTCGGCCCAGCCGCTGGGAACGGCTCGCCGCCGCGTCGCCGCGCGTGCTGGACGCGGACACGCCGGCGCTCACGCCCCGCCAGCGGCACGCGGACGTGCTGGTCATCGACGACGCCCCGCCCTCGGCCGAGGCGATCGGCCGGCTGGCCCGGCTGCGCGACCGGCACGGCTTCGCGGTCGTGGTGACCTGCACCGACCCGGCCGCGCTGCGCGGCGTGGCGGACGAGGTGGCGGTGCTCTACGGCGGGCGGCTGGTCGAGCACGGGCGGGCCGAGGACGTCTGGGCCGGGCCGCACCACCCGCACACGATCGACCTGTTCGGCGGCGCCGGCACCGGGCCGTCCCGCCCGGCGGGCACGCCCGGATGCCCCTACCGGCACCGGTGCGCGTACCGGATGACGGTCTGCGACGACACCGACCCGGCGCTGGACCTGGTCACCGTGGGCAGCGGCGGGACGACCATGGCCGCCTGCCTGCAGTACGAGCGCGAGGCGCCCGATCCGGCGCTGCTGGCCGCCTCCGGTCGCGCCGTCGGACCCCGGGGATACGCTTCCCCGCGTGACGTACAACCCCGCAAGTGA
- a CDS encoding DUF5999 family protein, which produces MCQHQSPCPTSDATDREAAKVIASFPEQGWSLLCNGVIVFEDTGELLPDGSCIEPHRGPARHALAA; this is translated from the coding sequence ATGTGCCAGCACCAAAGTCCCTGTCCGACCTCTGATGCCACCGACAGGGAGGCCGCGAAGGTGATCGCGTCCTTCCCTGAGCAGGGCTGGAGCCTGCTCTGCAACGGTGTCATCGTCTTCGAGGACACGGGCGAGTTGCTGCCGGACGGCAGCTGCATCGAGCCGCACCGCGGCCCCGCGCGCCACGCGCTCGCGGCGTGA
- a CDS encoding MarR family winged helix-turn-helix transcriptional regulator: MSQHPHATGDLAWTVHHLAVAAAELDAAIARRMGLTAGDYLALKHLAVSPAPVGPVELGRMLGMTSGAATGLVDRLVRAGYARREPHLTDRRRQTVTTTPLARERLLDELRPLADDIASATARLTDGQRRTVAETLDRLATLHRKHAR, translated from the coding sequence GTGTCTCAGCATCCGCACGCCACCGGCGATCTCGCCTGGACCGTGCACCACCTCGCCGTCGCCGCCGCCGAGCTGGACGCGGCGATCGCCCGCCGGATGGGGCTCACCGCCGGCGACTACCTGGCGCTCAAGCACCTCGCCGTCTCCCCCGCGCCGGTCGGGCCGGTCGAGCTGGGGCGCATGCTCGGCATGACCTCGGGCGCCGCGACCGGCCTGGTCGACCGGCTGGTGCGGGCCGGGTACGCGCGCCGCGAGCCGCACCTGACCGACCGCCGCCGGCAGACCGTCACCACCACGCCGCTGGCCCGCGAGCGGCTGCTCGACGAGTTGCGGCCGCTGGCGGACGACATCGCCAGCGCCACGGCCCGGCTCACGGACGGGCAGCGGCGTACCGTGGCCGAAACGCTCGACCGCCTCGCCACGCTGCACCGCAAGCACGCGCGGTGA
- a CDS encoding GNAT family N-acetyltransferase, producing the protein MFDVPLGSGDAVLRPLEPWQSGDLLANIDRGREFIGRFIGLADAVTSPETAKTFLMGYAEKAAADTGRIWGIHAGGALVGGVLFRTMDVRNGTAEAGCWLEPSATGRGLITRAVTVIIDWAIRDRGIHRVEWQVSSGNTASIAVATRLGMTRDGVLRSAYAHHGERHDIEIWSVLAPEWTGPPPFGRHTS; encoded by the coding sequence ATCTTCGACGTGCCGCTGGGCTCCGGCGACGCGGTCCTCCGCCCGCTGGAGCCCTGGCAGTCCGGCGACCTGCTGGCCAACATCGACCGGGGACGCGAGTTCATCGGCCGGTTCATCGGCCTGGCCGACGCCGTCACCTCGCCGGAGACCGCCAAGACCTTCCTGATGGGGTACGCGGAGAAGGCCGCCGCCGACACCGGGCGCATCTGGGGCATCCACGCCGGCGGCGCGCTCGTCGGCGGCGTGCTGTTCCGCACCATGGACGTGCGCAACGGCACCGCCGAGGCCGGCTGCTGGCTGGAGCCGTCCGCGACCGGCCGCGGCCTGATCACCCGCGCGGTCACGGTGATCATCGACTGGGCGATCCGGGACCGGGGCATCCACCGCGTCGAGTGGCAGGTGTCGTCCGGCAACACGGCCAGCATCGCGGTCGCCACGCGCCTCGGCATGACCCGCGACGGCGTGCTCCGCTCCGCATACGCCCACCACGGCGAACGCCACGACATCGAGATCTGGTCCGTGCTCGCCCCGGAGTGGACCGGGCCTCCGCCGTTCGGCCGGCACACCTCCTAG
- the gcvP gene encoding aminomethyl-transferring glycine dehydrogenase — MTLFQDPDLFAARHIGPNAAEQRRMVETIGYGSVEELMDVAIPEVIRWHGTLDLPPAVTEAEALAELRALASRNTVATSMIGLGYHGTHTPGVILRNVLENPAWYTAYTPYQPEISQGRLEALLNFQTMVADLTGLTTANASMLDEGTAVAEAMTLARRASKSRSGVYVVDAETLPQSLNVILTRAEPLGITVEVRDLAADGLPDEFFGLHLQYPGASGVIRDDAALIAAAHERGALVTVAADLLALTLLRAPGEIGADIAAGTTQRFGVPMGFGGPHAGYLAVRAGLERSLPGRLVGVSRDADGAPAYRLALQTREQHIRREKATSNICTAQVLLAVMASMYAVYHGPGGLRAIARRVHLRASQLASALRGIDGVTVVHDDFFDTLLVRVPGRASEIAGRAEEAGINLRTVDADHLGISCDETTTVAHLEAVVRAFGGSGELGGTATDFPEALVRTSEFLTHPVFSSHHSETAMLRYLRRLSDKDYALDRGMIPLGSCTMKLNATAEMEPITWPEFAQLHPYAPASQAAGYETLIGQLEGWLAEVTGYDRVSVQPNAGSQGELAGLLAIRGYHLANGDAGRTVCLIPSSAHGTNAASAVMAGMKVVVVASREDGTVDLDDLDRKIEAHRDALAAIMVTYPSTHGVYETGIAALCAKVHDAGGQVYVDGANLNALVGFAKPGRFGADVSHLNLHKTFCIPHGGGGPGVGPVAVREHLAPYLPGDPLVPGDNAVSAARHGSAGILPIPWAYLRMMGPDGLVAATGVAVLAANYVAARLRNHYPVLYAGNKGLVAHECILDLRPLTKATGVTVDDVAKRLIDYGFHAPTMSFPVAGTLMVEPTESEDLAELDRFCDAMIAIRAEIARIEAGEWPLADSPLSNAPHTAESVSADEWEHAYPRSVAAYPPGVDRAAKYWPPVRRIDGAFGDRNLVCSCPAPEAFED; from the coding sequence ATGACCCTCTTCCAGGACCCTGACCTGTTCGCCGCGCGCCATATCGGCCCGAACGCCGCCGAACAGCGCCGCATGGTCGAGACCATCGGGTACGGCTCCGTCGAGGAGCTGATGGACGTGGCGATCCCCGAGGTCATCCGCTGGCACGGCACGCTCGACCTGCCCCCGGCCGTCACCGAGGCGGAGGCGCTGGCCGAGCTGCGCGCGCTCGCCTCGCGGAACACGGTGGCGACCTCGATGATCGGCCTCGGTTACCACGGCACGCACACGCCCGGCGTCATCCTGCGCAACGTGCTGGAGAACCCGGCGTGGTACACGGCCTACACGCCGTACCAGCCGGAGATCTCCCAGGGCCGCCTCGAGGCGCTGCTCAACTTTCAGACCATGGTCGCCGATCTCACCGGCCTGACCACGGCGAACGCGTCGATGCTGGACGAGGGCACCGCGGTCGCGGAGGCCATGACGCTCGCCCGGCGCGCTTCCAAGAGCCGATCCGGCGTGTACGTGGTGGACGCCGAGACGCTGCCGCAGTCGCTGAACGTGATCCTCACCCGGGCCGAGCCGCTCGGCATCACCGTCGAGGTCCGCGACCTCGCGGCGGACGGCCTGCCGGACGAGTTCTTCGGCCTGCACCTGCAGTACCCGGGCGCGTCCGGCGTGATCCGCGACGACGCCGCGCTGATCGCGGCCGCGCACGAGCGGGGCGCGCTGGTCACGGTCGCGGCCGATCTGCTGGCGCTGACGCTGCTGCGCGCGCCGGGCGAGATCGGCGCGGACATCGCGGCCGGCACCACGCAGCGCTTCGGCGTGCCGATGGGCTTCGGCGGCCCGCACGCCGGCTACCTGGCGGTCCGGGCCGGGCTGGAGCGCTCGCTGCCGGGCCGGCTGGTCGGCGTGTCCAGGGACGCGGACGGCGCGCCCGCGTACCGCCTGGCGTTGCAGACCCGGGAGCAGCACATCCGCCGGGAGAAGGCGACCAGCAACATCTGCACCGCGCAGGTCCTGCTCGCCGTGATGGCCAGCATGTACGCGGTCTACCACGGCCCGGGCGGGCTGCGGGCGATCGCGCGGCGCGTGCACCTGCGGGCGTCGCAGCTGGCGTCCGCGCTGCGCGGGATCGACGGCGTGACCGTGGTGCACGACGACTTCTTCGACACGCTGCTGGTCCGCGTGCCGGGGCGGGCGTCGGAGATCGCCGGCAGGGCGGAGGAGGCCGGGATCAACCTGCGGACCGTGGACGCGGACCACCTGGGCATCTCCTGCGACGAGACCACGACCGTGGCGCACCTCGAGGCGGTGGTGCGCGCGTTCGGCGGCTCCGGCGAGCTCGGCGGGACCGCGACGGACTTCCCGGAGGCGCTGGTCCGCACGTCGGAGTTCCTGACCCACCCGGTGTTCTCCAGCCACCACTCCGAGACCGCGATGCTGCGCTACCTGCGCCGCCTGTCGGACAAGGACTACGCGCTGGACCGCGGCATGATCCCGCTCGGCTCGTGCACCATGAAGCTGAACGCGACCGCGGAGATGGAGCCGATCACCTGGCCCGAGTTCGCCCAGCTGCACCCGTACGCGCCCGCGTCGCAGGCGGCGGGCTACGAGACGCTGATCGGCCAGCTGGAGGGCTGGCTGGCCGAGGTCACCGGCTACGACCGGGTCAGCGTGCAGCCGAACGCCGGCTCCCAGGGTGAACTGGCCGGCCTGCTGGCGATCCGCGGCTACCACCTGGCCAACGGCGACGCGGGGCGCACCGTCTGCCTCATCCCGTCCTCCGCGCACGGCACCAACGCGGCGTCCGCCGTGATGGCCGGCATGAAGGTCGTGGTGGTGGCCAGCCGCGAGGACGGCACCGTCGACCTGGACGACCTGGATCGCAAGATCGAGGCGCACCGGGACGCGCTCGCCGCGATCATGGTCACCTACCCCTCCACGCACGGCGTCTACGAGACCGGCATCGCCGCGCTCTGCGCCAAGGTGCACGACGCGGGCGGCCAGGTGTACGTGGACGGCGCGAACCTGAACGCGCTGGTCGGGTTCGCCAAGCCGGGCCGGTTCGGCGCGGACGTGTCCCACCTGAACCTGCACAAGACGTTCTGCATCCCGCACGGCGGCGGCGGTCCCGGCGTGGGCCCGGTCGCGGTCCGTGAGCACCTGGCGCCCTACCTGCCGGGTGACCCGCTGGTGCCCGGGGACAACGCGGTCTCCGCGGCCAGGCACGGCTCCGCCGGGATCCTGCCGATCCCGTGGGCGTACCTGCGGATGATGGGCCCGGACGGGCTGGTCGCCGCGACCGGCGTGGCCGTGCTGGCCGCGAACTACGTGGCGGCCCGGCTGCGCAACCACTACCCGGTGCTGTACGCGGGCAACAAGGGCCTGGTCGCGCACGAGTGCATCCTGGACCTGCGCCCGCTCACCAAGGCGACCGGCGTGACCGTGGACGATGTGGCCAAGCGCCTGATCGACTACGGGTTCCACGCGCCGACCATGTCGTTCCCGGTGGCCGGCACGCTGATGGTGGAGCCGACCGAGTCCGAGGACCTGGCCGAGCTGGACCGGTTCTGCGACGCGATGATCGCGATCCGCGCGGAGATCGCCCGGATCGAGGCGGGGGAGTGGCCGCTGGCGGACAGCCCGCTGTCGAACGCGCCGCACACCGCCGAGTCCGTCTCCGCGGACGAGTGGGAGCACGCGTACCCGCGGTCCGTCGCCGCCTACCCGCCGGGCGTGGACCGGGCCGCCAAGTACTGGCCGCCGGTCCGCCGCATCGACGGTGCGTTCGGCGACCGCAATCTGGTCTGCTCCTGCCCCGCGCCGGAGGCGTTCGAGGACTGA
- the bluB gene encoding 5,6-dimethylbenzimidazole synthase gives MIHDLYDVIHRRRDVRGEFTGAPVPDATVDRILGAAHAAPSVGLSQPWDFILVRGREPREAFHEHVRRERDVFAATLDGDAADRFARIRIDGVLESTLSIVVTYDPERGGPAVLGRHAIADAGLYSACLAIQNLWLAATAERLGVGWVSFYREDFVRDLLGIPAGIRPVAWLCVGPVTHLQDTPDLERHGWRHRRPLHLARHEDRWGG, from the coding sequence GTGATCCACGACCTGTACGACGTCATCCACCGCCGCCGTGACGTGCGCGGCGAGTTCACCGGCGCGCCCGTCCCGGACGCCACCGTGGACCGCATCCTCGGCGCGGCGCACGCGGCACCGAGCGTCGGCCTGTCCCAGCCGTGGGACTTCATCCTGGTCCGCGGCCGCGAGCCGCGCGAGGCCTTCCACGAGCACGTGCGCCGGGAGCGGGACGTTTTCGCGGCCACATTGGACGGCGACGCGGCCGACCGGTTCGCCCGCATCAGGATCGACGGCGTGCTGGAGTCCACCCTGTCCATCGTGGTCACCTACGACCCGGAGCGGGGCGGGCCGGCGGTGCTGGGCCGGCACGCGATCGCGGACGCCGGGCTGTACTCCGCCTGCCTCGCCATCCAGAACCTCTGGCTGGCGGCCACGGCCGAGCGGCTCGGCGTCGGCTGGGTGTCGTTCTACCGCGAGGACTTCGTCCGCGACCTGCTCGGCATCCCGGCCGGGATCCGCCCGGTCGCCTGGCTCTGCGTGGGGCCGGTCACCCACCTCCAGGACACCCCGGACCTGGAACGCCACGGCTGGCGCCACCGCCGCCCGCTGCACCTGGCCCGCCACGAGGACCGCTGGGGCGGATAG
- a CDS encoding SRPBCC family protein: MLLSRPAVHRTITVHGPRSADDVWDRYVRPRRWPEWSPQIRSVRYPAETLAPDTTGTVHGPAGLRVRFRILHVDGTGPIRGWSWSVRALGVPLHLQHTVEPAGPGTRTALTVRGFAPAVLLYLPIARLALHRLTGTPHPRR; encoded by the coding sequence ATGCTGTTGTCGCGTCCGGCCGTGCACCGCACGATCACGGTGCACGGCCCGCGGTCCGCCGACGACGTGTGGGACCGCTACGTCCGTCCCCGGCGGTGGCCGGAGTGGTCCCCGCAGATCCGGTCCGTGCGCTACCCGGCGGAGACGCTCGCCCCGGACACCACCGGGACCGTGCACGGCCCGGCCGGCCTGCGCGTGCGCTTCCGCATCCTGCACGTCGACGGCACCGGCCCGATCCGCGGCTGGTCCTGGTCGGTCCGCGCGCTCGGCGTACCCCTGCACCTGCAGCACACCGTGGAGCCGGCCGGTCCGGGGACCCGCACCGCGCTGACCGTGCGCGGTTTCGCGCCGGCCGTGCTGCTCTACCTGCCGATCGCCCGCCTCGCCCTGCACCGCCTCACCGGCACGCCGCATCCACGCCGCTGA
- a CDS encoding nucleotidyltransferase domain-containing protein, giving the protein MTDPLAVAGELVALRFPDATWALLAGSVLGPHRTAGSDLDIVVMREHGPGFRESLRFRGWPVELFVHTPERLDRFLANDLAIRKPSTHRMLAWGVPLVGDPGEWAARCARVLADGPPPLTGAERDRTRYRLTDLLDDHTHATDPGERAAVAATLWLDAGQAALAFAGRWISTAKWLLRDLRAYDPDLADRWLAARDDPGAFTAEVLATAGGPLFEGYRA; this is encoded by the coding sequence GTGACCGATCCGCTGGCGGTCGCCGGCGAACTCGTGGCGCTGCGCTTCCCGGACGCCACATGGGCGCTGCTCGCGGGCAGCGTCCTCGGCCCGCACCGCACCGCCGGGTCCGATCTGGACATCGTGGTGATGCGGGAGCACGGGCCGGGCTTCCGGGAGAGCCTGCGCTTCCGCGGCTGGCCGGTGGAGCTGTTCGTGCACACGCCGGAACGGCTGGACCGCTTCCTGGCGAACGACCTGGCGATCCGCAAACCGAGCACGCACCGGATGCTGGCGTGGGGCGTACCGCTGGTGGGCGACCCCGGCGAGTGGGCGGCGCGGTGCGCGCGCGTGCTCGCCGACGGACCGCCGCCGCTGACCGGGGCGGAGCGGGACCGGACCCGGTACCGGCTGACCGACCTGCTCGACGACCACACGCACGCGACCGATCCGGGCGAGCGCGCCGCCGTCGCCGCGACGCTGTGGCTGGACGCCGGGCAGGCCGCGCTCGCGTTCGCCGGGCGCTGGATCAGCACCGCGAAGTGGCTGCTGCGGGACCTGCGGGCGTACGATCCGGACCTCGCGGACCGCTGGCTGGCGGCCCGCGACGACCCGGGCGCGTTCACCGCCGAGGTCCTGGCGACGGCCGGCGGCCCGCTGTTCGAGGGCTACCGCGCCTGA
- the mgrA gene encoding L-glyceraldehyde 3-phosphate reductase, translating into MTYRRAGRSGLKLPAISLGLWHNFGDTRPLETQREIVRRAFDLGVTHFDLANNYGPPPGSAESNFGRLLATDLRAYRDEIVISSKAGYHMWEGPYGEWGSRKQLVSSLDQSLKRLGVEYVDIFYHHRPDPETPLEESMSALDAIVRSGKALYVGISNYTAEQTTRAAEILRSLGTPLLIHQPSYSMLNRWIERDGLLDALETAGAGCIAFSPLQQGLLTDRYLRGVPSDSRVATSHFLNESDLSEETMGKVRALNEIASGRGQSLAQLALAWALRDPRMTSLIIGASSVTQLETNIAALGNLSFTGDELAEIEKYAVDR; encoded by the coding sequence ATGACCTACCGGCGCGCCGGCCGCAGTGGCCTGAAGCTGCCCGCGATCTCGCTCGGCCTCTGGCACAACTTCGGCGACACCCGGCCGCTGGAGACGCAGCGCGAGATCGTGCGGCGGGCGTTCGACCTCGGCGTCACCCACTTCGACCTGGCCAACAACTACGGCCCGCCGCCCGGCTCGGCCGAGAGCAACTTCGGCCGGCTGCTCGCCACCGACCTCAGGGCGTACCGGGACGAGATCGTCATCTCCTCCAAGGCGGGCTACCACATGTGGGAGGGCCCGTACGGCGAGTGGGGCTCGCGCAAGCAGCTCGTCTCGTCGCTGGACCAGTCGCTGAAGCGCCTCGGCGTGGAGTACGTCGACATCTTCTACCACCACCGCCCCGACCCGGAGACGCCGCTCGAGGAGAGCATGTCCGCGCTGGACGCCATCGTCCGCTCCGGCAAGGCACTCTACGTGGGCATCTCCAACTACACGGCCGAGCAGACCACGCGCGCCGCCGAGATCCTCCGCTCGCTCGGCACGCCGCTGCTGATCCACCAGCCGTCGTACTCGATGCTCAACCGCTGGATCGAACGGGACGGTCTGCTCGACGCGCTGGAGACCGCCGGCGCCGGCTGCATCGCGTTCAGCCCGCTCCAGCAGGGCCTGCTCACCGACCGCTACCTGCGCGGGGTGCCGTCCGACTCGCGCGTCGCGACCAGCCACTTCCTCAACGAGAGTGACCTGTCCGAGGAGACCATGGGCAAGGTCCGCGCGCTCAACGAGATCGCGTCCGGCCGCGGCCAGTCCCTCGCGCAGCTCGCCCTCGCCTGGGCGCTGCGCGACCCGCGGATGACCTCGCTGATCATCGGCGCGTCCAGCGTCACGCAGCTGGAGACGAACATCGCGGCGCTCGGCAACCTGTCGTTCACCGGCGACGAGCTCGCCGAGATCGAGAAGTACGCGGTCGACCGTTGA
- a CDS encoding PstS family phosphate ABC transporter substrate-binding protein, whose protein sequence is MRFNSRLGFDPPDAGNVVRLIGPDRTEIPDPGMVVARIKNVGRTSITEHDYVHQLGLTFPGNTRRLVTVDVTEARPPDLQDLLTGRGFEVRDNKIILPKVHLNPGSEFKLVALLEHTSGEGKPEVQTNGILRNGRIFLDSDGRRLRRSTIIGGALTTLLAGALVAVLLINSQGPDIPPGPTCATGTLTVTGSSVFTGVAEQLAQRYMANCPGSTITVDGSTSVEGLAGLKNAPPEERLKLLTLAEGRFDGSPEFQNLEIAATLAIVSYTFVLHPGVPVRELSRTELKKIFLGQTTNWNQVQVEDGVTLPDLPIRVVGRRNTSGSRLVIEKQLLDGEPAPQITSDTCEARRAGLGATGPILCEQDGTSDVVTAVNRYPGAIGYVDLPSAVTAGTSVAQIKVGGHGATLEDIESGYQFWTVEYLYSYGPTTETDPLTRSFATFMTSPEAMGAIGGLRHIPCVQANLQPEQLCDQGT, encoded by the coding sequence GTGCGGTTCAATTCCCGGCTCGGATTCGATCCGCCGGACGCCGGTAACGTCGTGCGGCTGATCGGGCCGGACCGCACCGAGATCCCGGACCCGGGCATGGTGGTCGCGCGCATCAAGAACGTGGGCCGCACGTCCATCACCGAGCACGACTACGTGCACCAGCTCGGGCTGACGTTCCCGGGCAACACGCGCCGGCTGGTCACCGTGGACGTCACCGAGGCCCGGCCGCCGGACCTGCAGGATCTGCTCACCGGCCGCGGCTTCGAGGTCCGGGACAACAAGATCATCCTGCCGAAGGTGCACCTCAACCCGGGCAGCGAGTTCAAGCTGGTGGCGCTGCTGGAGCACACCAGCGGCGAGGGCAAGCCGGAGGTGCAGACCAACGGCATCCTGCGCAACGGCCGGATCTTCCTGGACAGCGACGGCCGGCGGCTGCGGCGCAGCACCATCATCGGCGGCGCGCTGACCACGCTGCTGGCCGGCGCGCTGGTCGCGGTGCTGCTGATCAACAGCCAGGGGCCGGACATCCCACCCGGGCCGACGTGCGCGACCGGCACGCTCACCGTCACCGGTTCCAGCGTGTTCACCGGCGTGGCGGAGCAGTTGGCGCAGCGGTACATGGCGAACTGCCCGGGCTCCACGATCACGGTGGACGGCTCCACCAGCGTCGAGGGCCTGGCCGGGCTGAAGAACGCGCCACCGGAGGAGCGGTTGAAGCTGCTCACGCTGGCGGAGGGGCGGTTCGACGGCAGCCCCGAGTTCCAGAACCTGGAGATCGCGGCCACGCTGGCGATCGTGTCGTACACGTTCGTCCTGCACCCGGGCGTGCCGGTGAGGGAGCTCTCGCGTACCGAGCTCAAGAAGATCTTCCTGGGCCAGACCACCAACTGGAACCAGGTCCAGGTGGAGGACGGCGTAACCCTGCCGGACCTGCCGATCCGCGTCGTCGGCCGGCGGAACACCTCGGGCAGCCGCCTCGTCATCGAGAAGCAGCTGCTCGACGGCGAGCCGGCGCCGCAGATCACGTCCGACACCTGCGAGGCCCGCCGGGCCGGGCTCGGTGCGACCGGCCCGATCCTCTGCGAGCAGGACGGCACCAGCGACGTCGTCACCGCGGTCAACCGCTACCCGGGCGCGATCGGCTACGTCGACCTGCCCAGCGCGGTCACGGCCGGGACGTCCGTGGCCCAGATCAAGGTGGGCGGGCACGGCGCTACGCTCGAGGACATCGAGAGCGGCTACCAGTTCTGGACGGTGGAGTACCTGTACAGCTACGGCCCGACGACCGAGACCGATCCGCTGACCCGCTCGTTCGCCACGTTCATGACCAGCCCGGAGGCGATGGGCGCGATCGGCGGCCTGCGGCACATCCCGTGCGTGCAGGCCAACCTCCAGCCGGAGCAGCTGTGCGACCAGGGGACGTGA
- a CDS encoding DUF6624 domain-containing protein: MVDEALAQELIDMTDEDRRLQAGALGADYAARLAYRRVTVRNGDRLAEIIDEHGWPTADLVGAEAARRAWLVAQHADRHLHLQRRALALMTEAVHAGKGDAAQLAMLTDRLLVNEGRPQIYGTQIAGVVDGAPVPWPCEDPDRLDERRAGVGLDPFAVHVARHAPA; the protein is encoded by the coding sequence ATGGTTGACGAGGCACTCGCGCAGGAACTGATCGACATGACGGACGAGGACCGGCGGCTGCAGGCCGGGGCGCTGGGTGCGGATTACGCCGCCCGGCTGGCGTACCGGCGGGTCACCGTCCGCAACGGTGACCGGCTCGCGGAGATCATCGACGAGCACGGGTGGCCGACCGCGGACCTCGTCGGCGCGGAGGCGGCCCGGCGGGCGTGGCTGGTGGCGCAGCACGCGGACCGGCACCTGCACCTGCAACGCCGCGCGCTGGCCCTGATGACGGAGGCGGTGCACGCGGGGAAGGGCGACGCCGCGCAGCTGGCCATGCTGACCGACCGCCTGCTGGTCAACGAGGGCCGCCCGCAGATCTACGGCACTCAGATCGCCGGGGTCGTCGACGGCGCCCCGGTCCCGTGGCCGTGCGAGGACCCGGACCGGCTGGACGAGCGGCGTGCCGGGGTCGGCCTCGACCCGTTCGCCGTCCACGTCGCCAGGCACGCGCCGGCCTGA